In Lycium ferocissimum isolate CSIRO_LF1 chromosome 7, AGI_CSIRO_Lferr_CH_V1, whole genome shotgun sequence, the sequence GATTATGTGCTAAGCTGTACAACGATGACATTCGGACACACAAGTGGATTTTAGATTCGACTTGTACCTTTCATGTCTTTACAAAAGATTGATTTACTAGCTACGAGCGATGAGCGGGATTTACTTATAGGTAACGATGCGATGTGAAATAGCTGGCATTAGTTCAGCCCATATACGGTGTCATGACGGCATCATAAGAACATTGTCTAATGTTCGACATGTTCCTGACATGAAAAAGAATCTGATCTCTCTTGGTACTCTTGATAAGCTCGGATATAAGCATGCGGGTGAAAGTGGAATCTGTAAGGTGACCAAGGGTTCTCTGGTCATGTTAAAGGCCAAACTGGAGGGTGGTTTTTATGTACTTATGGGCAACACCATTCTAGGTACTGCGAATGCTGCAACCTTACAGTTATCAGATGATGACAAGGCTAAGATGTGGCATATGAGATTAGGTCACATGAGCGAGAAGGGTTGGCAATTTTGAGCAACCAAAACCTTTTGAAAGGTGAGAAGATTAGTACACTTGATTTTTGTGAGCATTGTGTCCTTGGAATGGCAAGCACAAAACCGAAGGGTACTTGACTATATTCATTCAGATTTATGGGTCCACCTTAGGTTCCATCCAAGGGTGGAAAAAGGTATCTTCTTATTTTCATCGATAATTTTTCACGCAAAGTTTGGGTATACTTCTTAAAGTCTAAAAGTGATGTctttgagaattttgaaaactggaagacattaattgaaAATCAATGTGACAGAAAGATTAAGTGTCTTCGAACAGATAACAGATTAGAGTTTTGCAATGAAGAGTTTGACAAATTctgtaagattcatgatatatTGAGACATAGAATTGTTAGGCATACACCACAAATGACGAATGTAGTAGTTAAAAGGATGAACCGCACTCTTCGAAAAAGCATGATGTATGCTCTCTAATGACAAGGTGCCCTAAGGGAGTTAAGGCGGAAGACGATAAATCTtgcttgttatgttgttaatcGTTTTCTAGAGTCGGTGATTGACTTCAAAACTCCAAATGAGGTATGGTCGAGTCAAACGAGTACGATTACTCGTACTTAAGAATCTTTGGATGTCCCGCATATTATCATTTAAGTGATGGAAAACTAGAACCTAGAGCTCAAAAAGATTTATTTATGGGATATACTGAAGGGGTAAAAAGATGTCATGGAGTTTAGATCCTCTTATCCGGTAAATATGTTACTTTTGATGGGCCTCTACCCGAAAGACTTCCTGGGTACACTTATAACGAAACGGTGGAGGAAAATGTGAAACTCGCCGACCTTCGTCAGTACTCGTAATCGAAAAAGCTCGTGGTGCCCttaatcacaatatcataaatacataatagaaCTTTAATCCAACATATATCCTCTTTCCACCTAATCTTTATATCCAACGATAAAGGATGCGTAATCGCACGAAATACTATGTGTGGTGATTGATCAATGGCGTATAAcaacacatcggcttatggaTTTTGTGAGTTTACCAAAGGGAAGAACATACTATTGCAAATagatgcttaaaaaaaaaaagatggcaTTAGGTGTAGAAGATGCTAGATAAAAAGCCAAATTGGTTGCTAAGGGCTTTTGTCAAAAGGAGGGAATCGACTACAATGAGATTTTCTCTAGTCGTGAAGCATAGCTCGAGTTTGTTACTAGCTTTGGTTGCCCGTTGTAATCCCGACTTGATGTTGCATTCTTACGTGGTGAACTTGAAGAGGTAATCTTCATGAATCAGCTTGAGGGTTTCCttattgaaggaaaagaagattAGGTTTGTcaattaaagaaatttttgtatGGTTTAAAACAGTCCCCACAACAGTGGTACAAGAGATTTGATGTGTTCATGATTACTAAAGGTTTTTCAAGAAGTGCATTTGATAGCTGCGTGTATCACATGACGGTATCTggtaattcaaatatttatttagtgttatatgttgatgatatgcttaTTCTTTACTTTAATAGTATGACATAGATAAATGATTTGAAAGAAGCGCTTTAAGTAAGGAGTTTGACATGAAAGATTTAGGTGAAGCTAAGAAAATTCTTGGAATGGAGATTCTTTGGAAGAACGTGTTGACACCGATTTTGTCCCGTCTTccccaaaatatttaaattacgCCCGTATTTTGGCaactttaaaatatatatatatatatatatatatatatataattgcgcacgattatttaattatcttttattttattaccaTTACTACTACtagtattattatattattattattattattattattattattattattattattattatactattattattattattattactattattattgttattattttgttattattgtAGGATGCCTTTTTATAATTCGGCGGAACCGActtatgcacacgcatcgcatttattttcGCGCAATCAAGTAGTggcgatccatatatatatatatatatatatatatatatatatatatatatatatatatatatatatatatttaaatgggtcttttatttaaattcggTAGCTAAgttattcatataatttattcATCTAACGTCAAGACGATCAACCCACATTATCCATATAATCTTAAAAAATTTTGGCCCGCGGAACGTGCCGACCCGCCGGCCGATTCGTTCCTTAATGAAAACGGGTACATATCTCCCTCGGCGCCCGCCTGCTCTCTCTctgcgtccggacgatatcatgtcatattatattGTACGTGCCGGTACGGCCCGGTTCGCGCGGGGACTGGCCGCGTATCATCcctctcgcccttttcccatattccccatatacatatacatatatcatcgttcatatatcatattcatatatcatagcGAACGTGGTAAGTGCATGAGACCCGGAAAACATACTTGCGGGACGTCCACGCATAACTAATCTGGAGTTGACGTGAGATGGGGCTGCGACCGTATGCCTCCGATTGTATcgtatggaataatcatggtcgctttgtctcgaCTAAGGAACGTTAGCATTATGTATTGTGGTGCGAGActataacatgggacatggaataacatggtAACGAGGAAACATGAAAATAGATCATAAGgatacatacgtatatatatatatatatatatatatatatagaatataacatggtaaaaatatcataagtagggagagcgattcatgaataaaattgagaaatcgatttaataaaatatgaaaggatccggtAATGAGAGATTCATGGGTGGGCCGATCCtcgtcctacggtggctacgtggttcatcaaatcattaaagcaactcccaaaaacatggaACATGTAAAATATGGAATCTTCTcttcatcatatcatcatcgttgtacatggttttcatgaatcatattgcTTATACATTTTTCATGACATCATAACTTGCTTGTCATGGTttgcatgaatcataacttgcttgtacatggttttcatgaatataacttacTTGTTTATCATAAATTATAGGTCGTCGAACTAACAAaggaaaatagcataatatatcataactagcatgcatgaacccatggaatgagatatatgggttttcatggattacggacggattctcaataatcataaagaaatattactCGTTATAGAGACTTATAACAAACGTTTAATCATGCACATCCTAGGGTTATGTGAAATGGTATAGAAACGGTTTTAgtagaaatcataatttatggattatgaggcgtgggaacaaaattctttccctgaaagcaaaacttttgaaacaataAAGTCAGCTTTGAAGAGGTTTATGAAATCTTAAtccaagaatcatgcctttgaaagaaagagattaggagacttaacataccttcatgataaaacttaccttgtagGGTTCTAATTTGGGACTTGTATCTTCTTGACCTTAGGTTAATTTTTCGTGAATGTCTTTGGGTATCAACCATATAaccataacacttgagaatccaattccaaactaacactttgcctacaaaaatttcgaCAAAAACTTTCCTCTCCGCAACTTCAACCTCTCTcacgagaattcaactcgcgccaaatcaacaacaaccaaaccaacaatcataataacaacgtcaataatcaattcatcaacatgttcaagacattccaaccccAAATCTTCCGTGTCGAACTACATTAGTGAACTATCAATATTGAGAtgacattttcttcttccaaacttTAGAAACTATTTcaactacaactttcattgaggtaCTTCCCAAATtcgctaacaacatcattttcatcaactcaagcaactatattaaaattacattatgttctaaatcgtTCTAAGAACAATTTACGACTTCTCTCTCTCTGAGTCATCAAACCTCtcatttttatcacataatcccaacaaaatcaacaaccaaatactacgATAGAATTAATTCGATTTCTTCGTTCCAGAGGTCAACGAAAGTTTGGATGTTTGTTCTTTTCACGGCtaagcttcaacatacataaattcgtcCTTTTGTGAAGTTCATCGGTCCTTcatcattacaacatgctcatgACTATCCTTtgtaatacaacaatccaaacatgcaaGTAAATTCCAATTCTTCATTTTTGAACCCCCgctatatcatatcatatacacacggccacacctcatataccataattccatgaacttcatccatttctacctacttcaacatacataattcattCACAAAACATTTTAGTAATAAGAAATATactaaatcttaccttttccatatTGATTCAATCTATACACACTCGCTAGGAGGTGTCTATAGCAACCTTCGCCTCAACGAATGATCTCTCATTATTTCAGTAACTTCTCCTCTTTATTCTACGAGACCTTCCATTAGTTTGGGGATTAGCTgcttattaagaaaaaaaattttcttgatcaaactcATTGGTCAGTGTTCTTCTGCTTTTAGTTCTGTGtgttttgttttctccttctctcttttctccttgGAGTtatcttgaattttctagagaattaaataatgaaatgtTTGCCTCCCTTCTCCCCCTTAGACTATGCTaaatgccatatatatatatatatatatatatatatatatatatatatatatataaaaaccaaGATATATGCTACATGTTATTTTCCCGTGCTAAAATAACTTAATGGTGCTATATATTAGTGGCTTGCTTAAGTttggttctctttttttttttctttttcttttccatttcctccattctctccatttttctagttTTTTCCTTAAACTTGAGTCAAAAGTTTCTTAGATGTTTAAGAAGAAACTGCTCGTTGTTTTTGTTTAAagttgccttgtcatctttgttttCATGCACATTTAGTCCCTACAAATACAAGTGACCACATGTTTTCCTCCACCTCTTCTTTTCTTAagacaattggccaaccatgcatgggacccacggccagcttggccattcttggctattttatgaaatatttcctCCAACTCTTAACTTCCATTTCCTTATTCCAATATTGTATCCCTTCGTACTTAATTTGTTTAATAAAACTATGAATATGCGACTTACTCTTAATTCAAAGTCAAAAagtagccttgtccataacttcccgcaattggcTCGGAATACcccaacgtacgaaatgcgggatataacaaaagatATAGAATATGGAGTTTAGATCCTCTTAAGTTTGCAAATCGTTTAGCCTTGAAAGATGTTACTTTTGATGAAGATAGCCTCTATGCTTAATCCTGGAAAGACTTTTATTGAGATTGCAAGACAGGCTTCAAAGTTCTTATAACAATAACGGTAGAGGAAAATGTGAAACACCTCGGGATGCTCCAATCTAGGATCAAGTGACTCGGACTAATGAAAAAGCTCACAAAGTAGTGCATACGAAGGTGAACCATACAATATAGCTACTAGAAGGACAAATAACTCATGCGAAGCCCTAATCCCTCCAAATATTATCCTCCTTTCCCTCTCCAATGTTGTTCCATTTCGGTGTTATTCTTTAGCACTCTAATTTGTTTGGTTGTTTACCATTTGTTTATGCATTAACTACTATGTGAGGAGGAAAGAAAGGATGACGGAATCTTCTTTAAGGTTATATGTCTCATCCAAGTGTTAGTTTTCTTAAGAATTATGGGCTGTGGTTTAGGAAAGTTGATCAATGGCGATATGTTAATGATTGTGAATTATGTAAAGGAGAAAAATGTGATTGTTTCAAAGCAAATATGGACAGCACGCTTATAGGATGATTATTAGCTGTGTTTGGGCTGTTGTAACTCTGGTAGCCAATATGTGCTAAGTGTTGACTGAATGTTGAAGCATTTCCGCAAACTATCACATTCCTTTCGTGGCTgcttattatttcttttttagacaTTGTCAAATGGTTAATCGgtcttaaaaaaattttttatgcATGATGGCATTCTCCTCCGTATTCGATGTAGAAAGATGCTAGatcaactaaaaaaaaattggttgctAAGGGCTTTTGTCAAAAGGAGGAATCGACTACAAAATGAGATTTATATTTTCTACTCCTCATTTATTTTGTGTATCTAATTATGCAACTAactctttgtttgttttgtttttttcttagtttagatgaaccctaatgaattagtaggtttaatTTCAATAGTGGGTAGTTAGGTTAAGGAagactaaattttttttaattccttgagttttattctcttcttttttcatgtGAAAACTATTtataatatctaaattttatttggaataattgatttacaaaatatcatgactatatattttaaggaaagaaatcatattttattcttaCTATCATATACATTTCAAAACGTCAATTAAagaagtatattttataaacatTGGTTTCAAGATTCATccaattatacatattttagcCGAGCATAGCTAAATATTtagtaaaagagaaaaaaaaaactcatcatcttttgcattctatttataaaataagttcttttgcattctatttataaaataagtttagattttctaccccctatactcatataatgtaattttatccTAAAGTTAAATTGGCTAGATCTTCTTTTAAAAGCTTCTATTTATATGCAAATCATTTATTTTGCAagtctcattttcaaaataacattattataaAGTTTAGTATTATTTAAAACCTTagcatattttttaaatgattttaaaatgGCATTTTTATTTGAATCTTATTTAAAGCCTTTTTGTGCAAGTCTTGttttaaaatgacatttttattCAACGCCTTAgcatattttttaaatcttatttttaacaatgttattatatttttctttaaaaccttagtaatattataagtcattttcttaaaatccGGACCTTATctaaccttaattaattaacctattTAGGTGAAAACgcgtagttaacggatcctagaggatgcctaaccccttccctttagaaattcttgaaaaaagcagaccattaacggaggttttgttagctttaccttagttaataattaggtgccctaattcaccttaaaatcaattaggtggcgaagaataaaacaaaaataggaatctccagtTGTACATCTCTCAAATGGGGTATAACGAACGATGAGGTATATCTCTTACAGAAGAAGTATATTGAGAAGGTAGTTCAGAGGTTTGGCATGGATAAATGTAAACTCGTCACTTTACcgttagcacaacatttcagactttcttctttgatggcaccgaaatcaaaggaaaaggtGGAGTACATATCAAAAGTTCCTTATTCTAGTGCAGTTAGTAACATTATGTATGCTATGGTTTGCACTTGGCACATCGATATTGCTCAGTAGTGAGTGTGGTAAGTCGATTCATGTCTAATCCGGGTAACACATTAGGAAGCAATTAAGTAGATATTGAGTTATCTTAAAGGTTCTTCGAATGTTGATCTAACTTTTTGTAGGATGAGAAATTAAGGCTTCTCGGTCCTTGATTATGTGGATTCTGATTTTGCAGGTGATCTGGATAGAAGGAGATCAACAACGAGCTATATCTTTACTCTTGCAGGTAGTGCCATAAGTTGGAAGGCAACTCTCCGGTCTATAGTTGCTTTGTCTACAACAGAAGCTGAATATATGGTAGCAGCAGAAGCAGTAAAGGAGGTTATATGGTTGAAAGGTTTGATGTCAGAATTGAGTAGGGTTCAACATGAACCAACTCTAAAATGTGATAGCAGAGTGCTATTCACTTGATAAAAAATTAGAGATTTCATGATCGCACCAAACACATTGATATCAGATTTCATTTTATTCGTGATGTTGTTGAACAAGGCACAATTAAGATCTTGAAGGTTGACACAAATGACAACGCAGCGGATATGTTGACCAAAGTGGTTCCTCTTGTCAAGTTCAGTCATTGTATGAATTTGGCAGGAGTTTGCATCAACTGATGCATCAAGATGGAGAACGGCAGGGCAAGGTAGAGCTACTAGTATGTACAAGGTTTCGGTTAGTGTCTCTTGTTTCCTATATGGAGTTAGCTCACATAGGCTTAGAGACATTGGACTGAATGACGTTCATATGGAAGCTCGAAATTCATCTCAAGGTGGagattgtgaagttgagaagatattcaagccaattcctactcaaaagaggaaagaaataaaaggaaaattttattttgttggtttTTGAGTGTGATTGAGATTTAGATCCTTTTAAGGGAAGGATTAGACCTAGTACTATAAATGCATGCTAGCTAGGATTTATTAAGGAGGATAGAACATAGAACCTAAGAAGATTCaatcttgtaacttactttctcccttgatattaataaaatgCCGGCCGTTCTCCGTGGACTAGAATCACATCGATCCGACCCACATTAATTACTGTGTTTTTATCGCTTCCGCGCTAACAATTTCCAAGCTGCATTTGTAGACGTCATACAATTATACAACTACCTACTCtcatcaaaataaaatcaaaatagcaAACGAGACATGAACTtgagaaaatgaaatatattAAATGAATAGTCATTCTTAATAAATTTATTCATTTAAATATCTTATTTTCTATCAAACTAATTTATACTCGCTCCCTCCAATTTATTGTCACTTTAACTCTTTTCACACtattaaaaaaacaataaatataagTTATAGTTTACTAAGTTACCTCTATTTAATAAAGAtagattaattttttcttttaaatattgtgcatactttttaaatattaagtGTACGTGATTGGAAACAATTGTTCAGCTTTCgtcttgaattcttaaagtgATAATTTCgtcttgaattcttaaagtgataattattctgggacaattttttttagccAAAACGATAGTTAAAATGAGATAGAGAGGTATATTCTGAACCATTACATATTATTCATGCAAAgcactattttttttatgactttTCATCGGTACAAGTAGTGAAATTAACCCTTTAATTCTAACGTTAGTTCTCGGATTCGTGCCCAAGAATGGAAGAAATCCTGTTGGGAGAAAATAGGCCCTGTAGTGCGCGATGCAAATTTAGTTGGGAGAGTAAAATAATTGgtatattaggtgtgtaatgACGTGACTTTTAGGGTATAATTTGGGgggttttgatgtgttttgcgACCGGACATGGAGcggaaaacaaaaacaaaataccTTTATTTCTTCTAATTTTTAGATTTCCTAGTCAAAGTTCAAACAAACAAACTAGTACCAAATAGATCTTGCATAAACATAAAATCTTAAGTACCTTATAAGAAAAAACCAAGAAAACTCAAAGATAAATTCTCAGACTCCACGCTCTTTGTTTCTCTTGTGCTATCTAAACATTTTCAGTTTATCATCTCATCTTAGCTAACCTGTGTGGCATCCATGGCCACCCACACAATCTTCAACACTACTAGCACTACCAATTCTTTACTATTTCCAATTTCTACACCTTCACTTTACTCTTCTTTCCATGGTGTTTCTCTCAATGTTAAGTCAAATTCTTGCCAATCTTTGACCCTTTATGCTGTCAATTCTCCCAAACCCCTCACTGTTTTTGCTGCTACTAAGAAGGCTGTTGCTCTCCTTAAGGGAAATTCTAATGTTGAAGGGGTTGTCACTCTATCCCAAGATGATGATGGTTGTTTACTTTTCCACTTTTTATGCTTTAATTTGCTCTAAAGTTTTAATCTTTATTAGAAATGTTAGATACCCTTTTATTTGAATCTTTATCTGTTTGCATTTCCACCCTTTTGTTTGTGAAATGTGAATTAAAGATGTAATCTTTATTAGGAGAGTTTTACACCCTTTAACCTGAATTTTTGTCTGTTTGCATTTCCATCCTTTTGTGCTCTAATTTGCTCTTTTGTTGTCACATTTGTGATTGTGACCTAAAGGTGTAATCTTTATTAAGAATGTTTTATACCCTTTTATATGaatctttatatattttcatttccacCCTTTATGCTCTAATTTGCTTTTCTATTGTCACATTTGTGATTGTGACCTAAGATGTAAGCCTTTCAAAGTATATTTTGTACCCTTTTATCTGAATCTTTATCTGTTTATTGTCCACCTTTTGTGCTCTAATTTGCTTTTCTATTGTCACATTGGTGGATTTTGAACTAAAGATGTAAGCTTTTCTAGGAATATTTCATTCCCGTTTATCGGAATCTTCATCTGTTTATTTTTCCACCATTTATGCTTTAATTTGCTCTGCTGTTATCACATTTGTGATTGTGACCTAAAGATGTAAGCTTTTCTAAATATATTCCATACCCTTTAATCTGAGTCTTTATCTGCTTATTTGTTCACCCTTTGTGCTCTAATTTGCTTTTCTATTGTCACATTTGTGATTGTGATCTAAAGATGTAAGCCTTTCTAAAGTATATTTCATACCCTTTTATCTGAATCTTTATCTTATACGTGTCTCATTATGACCTTATTTGGTTTTTTATTGCCGTATTCCTTAAAGATGTAAGCTTTTATCGGAATATTTGATACCCTTTTGTGTTGAGTATTTACTTCTTTATTCTTCTCTTTGTATAGGTCCAACCACTGTTAAAGTTCGTTTAACTGGACTTACTCCTGGACTTCATGGGTTTCATTTAGTGAGTAATACTAGTTGATATAATTTGAATTTTACTGCTTTCTTATGTACTTCTTCTTGTTGCAATTATTTGTGaattatggttaatgttatgttttggtttgtTTTGCATTTTTTTGTAGCATGAATATGGTGATACTACAAACTGGTGTATGTCTACAGGTTAGCTTCTGAACTAGTTTGAACTTCAATCAATTTAAATATTGGTCACTCGGAACTCTTATATGGTAGCTAATTGGAATGGAATGGAAATGATATCTTTAGCTCTGGTTCTGCTATACTAGtttgtaatttttttccctttttgttttACTGTAGGAGCCCATTTCAATCCTAATAAATTGACACATGGAGCTCCTGGAGATGAAATCCGTCATGCGGGTGACCTGGGAAACATAGTGGCCAATGCCGATGGTAAAGTAcatgttttctcttctttcataGCGCTTTGACTTTGTTTTTGTTTGCTAAGATGGATGATGATTTTCTGCATTCTTGATTGTGCATACTGTATGCAGGTGTGGCCGAAGCAACACTTGTAGATAATCAGGTCGTTACATCCACCTTGTCTGGTCATTCGATCTCGCTTTTTGTTCTCTATGTTTGttaagggtcgtttggtagggtgTACTAGGTAGAATAATGCTGGTATAAGATTTTAGTACAATGTTTGGTTGCAAATTTAATTCTAGTACAACTAATACCAGTATCACTTATACaccctattcagtactattTTAGAAATTATGCAACACATGCTATTtcaatacaacaaaccaaacgGTCGATAAGAAATAATGCCAACATAACAAATCCCAGCATAACTTGTCTTGGAACTAAATGACCCCTTACTGTTATAAGTTTGGATAATTTACTGACTCTACTTTTTGCGTACCATGTAGATACCATTGTCTGGTCCAAACTCCGTTGTTGGAAGAGCACTTGTAGTTCACGAGCTTGAGGATGACCTTGGAAAGGGTAAGGTTCTACATTTTGTATATCGGTCCATTTAATCTGTGAATTTGATATCAAATTTATTTGGTGCACTGGTATTCTACCTTTAAATTTTGGGAGGTCTTTGAGGTGCCTTTATGAGCTAACCCTTTGGTGATCCATCTGTAGGTGGCCATGAACTCAGCCTTACCACTGGCAATGCTGGTGGACGATTGGCATGTGGTAAGAAAAAAACACTCTTTTCTCCGCCTTCCCTGTTGCTCTCTCTTCCTGTATAATTTACATTACTCTTGCTAAATGTAAAGGCAAGCTAAAATTAGTATATCTTAGCCCGGTATTGCTTTAGCCCCCAGTTGCGTGGTGTTTGTTATGGTTAAAGATAATCTTAAGGGCTTGTTTGGCAAGTGTTCCATGACTAAAACTTTAAGAGTGTTCAATGTgtagaactttttttttggcaattaaaTTACGGTTTATTAATCACCAAAGTATTCACTGTACATAACCAGAGCACACCGCATCCCGGTTGCTCATCTCGTATCTCCTAGCGATAACAATAATTACCAAAGAAACAACTCTcctacaaagatcaaatagtaTCAAAAAGTTTCCTATTCTCCCTAACTCGTATGCACAAGTCAGTTTGTATTGTATGTATCATCATATCTCTTGTGACGCTTTTACTTTGGAAGACTCGGGAGTTCCTTTCGCACCACATCTCATACACAACTGCCGCAAAACAAGCCTTCAGTAAGACATTCTTGGGAGCTCTCGCTTTGCTGTGTTGAAGCACCCACTGCCACTCTAGTTCTCATGTAACATTGACCCTCTGCCAACCCAACCAGTGCAGCACCTTCG encodes:
- the LOC132065379 gene encoding superoxide dismutase [Cu-Zn], chloroplastic translates to MATHTIFNTTSTTNSLLFPISTPSLYSSFHGVSLNVKSNSCQSLTLYAVNSPKPLTVFAATKKAVALLKGNSNVEGVVTLSQDDDGPTTVKVRLTGLTPGLHGFHLHEYGDTTNWCMSTGAHFNPNKLTHGAPGDEIRHAGDLGNIVANADGVAEATLVDNQIPLSGPNSVVGRALVVHELEDDLGKGGHELSLTTGNAGGRLACGVVGLTPI